DNA from Variovorax sp. PBL-H6:
CCAGGCCGTAGAGCAGCAGGCCGAGCACCGAAATCCACACCAGCGCGGCGAACGCGGCGGGCGTGTTCATGCTGCTCTGCGTGGTGATGATCACGTAGCCCAGCCCACGCTGCGACGCGACGAACTCGCCGACCACTGCGCCCACCACGGCCGAGGTCGCCGTCACCTTCAGCGCGCTGAGGATGTAGGGGTAGGCGTTGGGGATACGGATCTTCATGAAGACCTTCCACTTCGGCGCGCTGAACACGCGGCCGAGGTCGACCAGGTCCTGGTCGATCTGCGTGAGCCCGACCGCGGTGTTGATGACGACCGGGAAGAACCCGATCAGCGCGCCGATCAGCATGTTGGGCAGGATGCCGTAGCCCAGCCACATGAGAAAGAGCGGCGCGATCGCGACCTTGGGCAGCGTGTTGATGAAGACCAGGAAGGGCGTGAGCGCCCGCGAGATGCCTGCCGACCAGGCGATGGCCATGCCCAGCACGACGCCCGCGGCACCGGCAAGGACGAAGGCGCCGAGGATCTCGATGCCCGTGATCCAGCTGTGGAAGAGCCACGGGATCTCGTTGCTCGTCATCGACTGCCACACGGCGAGCGGGCCCGGCAGCAGGTACTCGCGGATGCCGAACACGCTCACCGCCACCTGCCACAGCGCGATGAAGCCGACGAAGAGGCCGATCGCCGGCAGGTAGTGCACGAGAGTTTTCGCGAGGCGATTCATGCATGCGCCTTTCAGGCCAGCCAGCGGGCGAGGTTGGCCTGCACGAAGGCATCGTCGGCGAGGTCGGCGTGTTCCGCGCAGACCCGGTCGATCGCTTCCTTCTGTCCCGGGCTCAGCGCCTCGTCCGGGTCGAGGCACCAGATGCCTTCGAGCAGGCCCTGGCGGCGCAGCACCTCGTGGCAGCCGGCGATGCATCCATGGAAGTCGTTCGCGACGTCGAAGAAGGCGCTGTTGCAGTCGGTGACGCGGCTGTCGAGCGCGAGCAGGCCCGCATCGACCGGCTGCATGCCGGTTGCCGCGGCCTGGCAGCGCGCGAGGAGCTCGACCGCCCCCGAAGTCCACACCGACCAATGCCCCAGCAGGCCGCCGCGGAAGCGCACGGTGACCGGCTCGCCGTCGCGCATCACGGTGAAGGGCGTGACGAGGTCGAGCACGATGTGGTCGTCGTTGCCGGTATAGAGCGTGACCCTCGACTCGGCCCGGGCCGCCACCACGCCGCGCACCACGTCGAGCGTGCGGTAGCGATGGAAGGGCGCGACCTTGATCGCCACCACGTTGTCGATGGCCGCGAAGCGCGCCCAGAAGGCGGCGCTCAGGTCCATGCCGCCGACGGCGGGCTGGAGGTAGAAGCCGATCAGCGGGATCTCCTCGGCCACCGCTTCGCAATGCGCGATGAGCGCGTCCTCGTCGGCGCCCTTCATGGCAGCCAGGCTCAGCAGGCCGGCGTGATAGCCGAGTCCGCGCGCGAGCCTTGCCTCGCCGACCGCCTGCGCCGTGCGCCCGCAGACGCCGGCCACCATCGCGATCGGGCGCGGCTTCGGCGCGAGCCAGTCGCGCGCAGTGTCGATCGCGAGGCGCAGCACCTCTTCGTACAGCCCCGCCTCCCGGATGGCGAACTGCGTGGTGTGGACGCCGACAGCGAGCCCGCCCGCGCCTGCGTCGAGGTAGTAGCGCGTCAGCGCACGCTGCCGGCGCGCATCGAGCGTGCGCGCGGCCGTGAGCGCCAGCGGATGCGCGGGTATCGCGAGGCCGTTGCGCAGCAGCGCGCGAACGTCGGAAACCGGGAGTGTCGAAGCGTTCATCGGGTCATCCAAATTCAGGTCCGGCCAGCACGAACAGGTGCTCGCCGGCCTGCGCCACGCAGGGCGGCAGCGAGGGCGCGAGCGCCATGCGCACGAAGGGCCGCTGGACGCGGAATCCGCGTGCCGACAGCGCCTCGGCAAGTCCCTGCCAATGCGAGGGAACGTCCAGGAACACGCGGCCGGCAATGCGCGCCAGTGCCGCATCGAGCAGCACGACGGCCTGCGAAAGGCTGGGGGCGACCAACGGTCCGATCTGCAGCGCGCGCCGGCCGCGGCGCACGATGGCGAAGCCGCTGGCCTTGCCCGCGTCGTCGTGCAGGAGCCAGGCCATGCTGCCGTGGCGCGCCAGGAAGTCACGCAGCAGAAAGCGCCGGTCGAGGCCCGCGGCTTCGGTGTCGAGCGCGGCGATCGCGTCCAGGTCCTGCAAGCCGGCCGCGCGCACGCGAGCCTCGCCGGTGTGGACACCCTTGGCGGCGGGCAGCTCCGCTTCCCAGCGCGCCAGCGCAAAGCCGGGCTCGAAACCCAGGCGCCGATACACCGGCTCGCCCGCCGGCGTGGCGTCGAGCACGGGAACGACACTGTCCTGCACCAGCTGCCCGACACATCGCTCGAGCAATGCCGTCGCCAGCCCGCGATGCTGGAATTGCCGGTCGACCAGCACCATCGAGATCCAGGCCACGCCGCCATAGGGCAAGGTGGCGGCGCTCGCCACCAGCTGGCTCTGCGCCGTGCGCCAGCCGATGGCCCGGCCATGCTCGACGAAGAGCTGCCAGTCGTCGGCGGTCTGGTTCCAGCCCGCGCCGTCCGACAGCGCGACACCGGCCAGCACATCGGCCGACGTCATCGCCACGGGGGCCAGCGCGTCAGAAGGCGCCATCCCGCACTTCGAACCTGGTGGGCTTGCCGAAGCTCTCGCGTTCGTTCTTCACCCAGTCGGCGACCCAGTCGAGCATCGCCCCGAGCGGCACCAGCGGGTAGCCGAAAAGGCGTGTCGCCTCGGTCGTGTCGGACAACAGCGCCGTGGGCGCCTCCTGCCCGACGATGGAAACCTCCACGCCCAGCCGCAGCGCGAACTCCTGCGCCAGCCAGCGCACCGAGATCGTCTCGGGCCCGGTGCAATTGATGGGCGTGGCAGGCACCTTGCAGTGCCGCAGCAGGCGCAGCACCTGCGCGTTGGCGTCACCCTGCCAGATCACGTTGACGTGTCCCATGGTGACGTCGACCGGATCGCCGCGGTGCACCTTCGACGCGATGTCGAACAGCACGCCGTAGCGCATGTCGATCGCGTAGTTGAGCCGAAAGATGCGCCCGGGCGTGCCGTGCTTTGCGCCGAAGTACTCGAACATGCGCTCGCGCCCGATGCACGACTGCGCGTACTCGCCGATGGGCGCGGGTGCCGTGCGCTCGCTCGCGCCCTGCCGGCCGATGGGCGTGAGCGGATAGATGTTGCCGGTCGAGAAGCTCACGATGCGCGCGTCGCGGAAGGTGTCGGCCACCAGCGCGGGCACGTGCGTGTTCATGGCCCAGGTGAGCGACTGCCTGCTGGAGGCGCCGAACTTGTGGCCGGCCGCGAACACGATGTTGGGCAAGCGCGGCAGCGCCTCGACCGCCGCGCGGTCCAGCAGGTCGCAGGCGATGGTCTCGATGCCCCAGCCTTCGAGCTTGTCGCGCACCGCCGGATCGCTGAACCGCGCGACGCCGATCACGCGCTTGTGCGGCGCGGCGTTCCTCGCGAGGCGCGCGAGCGTCGGGCCCATCTTGCCGGCAACCCCGAGGATCATCAGGTCGCCTTCGACCTGCGCCATGTCGTCGATCAGCGCCTGGCTGGGCCGCGACAGGAAGTCGTCGAGCGCCTCGACGGAATCGAAGCGCGCCGGCAGCGCTCCCGGCTCCAGCAGCGGCACGGCGCCAACGCCCCCCGGGCCCTGCGGTTGCGATGTCTGCATCGGAAAACCCCGTGTTCCAAGTTGTCGCGGCGAGCTTAGAAGCTTGGCCGACGCGTGTCAACCGTTTGGTTGAAACGGCGGATCGGCGGTCGACCGATGCGAGTTTTCGATGCGCGCTCGATGCGCTTCAGTCCGGACGCAGCCCCGCCATCGCGAAGGACACGACGTGCTTGCGGTAGGCATCGACCGCCTTCGCCTCGGACAGGTCGCGCGCGAAGATCGACGACAGCGTGAGCCGGTTCGAGAAGAAGAAGTACGACATGCCCGCGACCGAGATATAGAGCTCGACAGCATCGATCCCGCGCCGGAACACCTTCGCTGCGATGCCGCGCCGGAGCGTCCTGGCGATGAGGTCGATCAGCGGCGAGTTGGTCTCGCGGATCGCCGCCGAATCGCGCACGTGCGCCGCGCCGTGCGCGTTCTCGTGGTTGAGCAGGCCGATGAAGTCGGGGTGCCGCGCGAGGTAGTCGAAGGAAAAGCCGATGAGCGCGGCCATCGCCTCGGCGGGCTGCATGTCGCCGAGGTGGAGCTCGCGTTCGAGCGAACGGATCTCGGTGTAGACGACCTCCAGCGCAGTGCGGTAGAGGCCTTCCTTGCTGCCGAAGTAGTAGTAGATGAGCTGCTTGTTGACGCCGGCGCGAGAGGCGATTTCGTTGACACGTGCGCCGGCCAGTCCCTTGGCCGCGAACTCGCCCCGCGCAGCGACGAGGATGGCGTTGCGCGCGGCGTTCTGCTCGGCGAGGGCGGCGGGGTTGTCCGCGGCAGCGTCTGGGGTGGGAGCGGCGCGGCGCGCGGGCATCGTGGGTTTGGCAGGTCGGCTCGAAGTGCGCGGATTATCCGCGCGACAGAGCTGCGCAGGGACATTGCTTTCCGTGCACCCCTTGCACCCCTTGCACTGGTGTGCCGCGCCCGCGCATGCGCCGGGGCCGTGCGGCTGCGCCGCCTCACTGGGGCTTGGCCAGGCCCAGCTTCTGGATCAGCGCCTTCTCGCGCGCAAAGGTGGTCTGCGCGAACTTCGTGTAGTCGGCCGAGCTCATGTAGTTGGGCAGCATGTCGTAGCGCCCCAGCGCCGCCACGTAGCTGGGCTCTTCCATCGCCTGCTTGAAGGCGTCGTGCAGCTTCTTCACCACCTCCGGCGGCGTGCCCTTGGGCGCGCCGATGCCGAAGGGCGAGTTCTGCACGATGTCCAGACCCAGTTCCTTGAGCGTCGGCGCATCGGGGAACTTGGCCAGCCGCTTCTCGCCCCAGGTGTTGAGCACGCGCAGCTTGCCGGCCTCCACCTGAGGTGCGAAGCCGGTGCTGTCGGCCGCGGCCATCAGCTGGCCGCTGATCACCGCGAGCATCAGGTCGGCGCTGCCCTTGTAGGGCACGTGCTGCAGTTCGATGCCGGCCTTCTGCGCGATCAGCTCGGTGGTGAGGTGCGGGCTGGTGAGCGTGCCTGTGGAGCCATAGGTGAGCTTGCCTGGGTTCGCCTTCGCATAGTCGACGAAGTCCTTCCAGCTCTTGAGCGGACTGTCTGTGGGCACCACGATGCCGAAGGCGTAGCCAGTGACGTTGATCACATAGCTGATGTCCTTCACCGGGTCCCAATTGATCTTGGTGGTGTAGGACAGCCGGAACACGCCGAGAGGAATCTGCGCGATGGTGTAGCCGTCCGGCTGGGCGGTTTGCAGCGCCTGCGCGGGCAAGGTACCGCCCGCGCCCGGCTTGTTCTCCACCACGACGGGCTGGCCGATGATCTTGGAGGCGTTGTCGGCCAACTGCCGCATCGTGATGTCGGTCGGGCCACCGGCCGGGAAGGCGATGACCAGCTTGATCGGCTTGGCGGGAAAGCTCTGCGCGTGCACGGCCGCAGCGGCCAGGCCGAGCACGGCGGCACAGAGGAGGGAACGACGGAACATTGAGCAAGCTCCAGGATAGGAAGGCCGCCATTTGGCCGCGCCGCCTGCGTCCCGGCAATCGGGGCTGACCCCCGGGCCTGTCGCCGGGGCGTCAGCCCGACTGCTCAGCTCATCAGGCCTCCCGCCGCATCGGCACCGCCGCGGCCTGGACAGGCAGTTGCACCACCTCATGGCGGCCCGCGCCGCGCGCCAGCACCGGCGCCAGCGCGACGCCGGTGTGCGTGCGCAGCCGCACCACCTCTTCCGGCGGCGCCGCTGCAACCACTCGCCCGCCGCCGTCACCGCCCTCGGGGCCCAGGTCGACCAGCCAGTCGGCTTCGGCGATCACGTCGAGGTCGTGCTCGATCACGACCACGCTGTGGCCGCCGTTCACCAGCCGGTGCAGCACGTGGATCAGCTTCTCGACGTCGGCCATGTGCAGGCCAACCGTCGGCTCGTCGAGCACGTAGAGCGTGTGCGGCACCTTGTTGCCGCGACGGGTGACGTCGTCGCGCACCTTGCTGAGCTCGGTCACCAGCTTGATGCGCTGCGCCTCGCCGCCGGAGAGTGTGGGCGAAGGCTGGCCCAGCGTAAGGTAGCCCAGGCCGACGTCCTTCAACAGCTGCAATGGATGGCTGATGTTGGGCATGGAGGCGAAGAACTCGACCGCCTCGTCCACCTCCATCTGCAGCACGTCGCCGATGCTCTTGCCGCGCCAGCTCACCGCCAGCGTCTCGGGATTGAAGCGCGCGCCGTGGCAGACCTCGCAGGGCACCTTGACGTCGGGCAGGAAGCTCATCTCGATGGTGCGCACGCCCGCGCCCTCGCACCCGGGACAGCGGCCTTCGCCGGTGTTGAAGCTGAAGCGGCCCGGACCGTAGCCGCGCGCCTTGGCTTCCAGCGTGTCGGCGAAGAGCTTGCGGATGGTGTCCCAGAAGCCGATGTAGGTGGCGGGACAGCTGCGCGGCGTCTTTCCGATGGGTGTCTGGTCGACCTCCAGCACGCGGTCGATGGGCTCGTAGCCTTCGACCGCGGCGCAGCCGGACCAGGCGGGGCGCTTGCCGGCAGCGTCGGCATCGCGGCCCGCCTTGGTCATGCGCTGCACGACGATGGCATGCACGTTGGCGAGCAGCACGTCGCGCGCCAGGGTGGACTTGCCGGAGCCGCTGACGCCGGTGACGGCGACCAGGCGGTTGAGCGGCAGGGTCACCGTGACGTCCTGCAGGTTGTGCAGGTTGGCGCCGCGCACGGTCAGCCAACGCAGGGCGCCCTCTCCTTCCGCGGGAGGGTTGGGCTGGGCGCGCGCGGCGCTCGACCTGGTGCGCAGTGACGTGCCGGAGGCCGCGCCTCCACGCTCGCCCGCTCCCGGAAGGGGAGGAAGAAACACGGCGCGCCTGGGCTGAAGGGGGTGCTTGATCGCCTCCCGGAGATAGCGCCCCGTCTGCGAATCGTTCGCCGCTTCCAGGTCGGCCACTGTGCCTTCAGCCACCAGACGCCCGCCGCGCTTGCCTGCGCTGGGCCCGATATCGATGATGTGGTCCGCACGGCGGATGGTGTCTTCGTCATGCTCCACCACCACCAGCGTGTTGCCCTTTTCGCCCAGCTTGTGCAGCGCGTCCAGCAAGATCTGGTTGTCCCGCGCATGCAGGCCGATGGTGGGCTCGTCCAGCACGTAGCACACGCCCTGCAAGTTGCTGCCCAGCTGTGCCGCGAGGCGGATGCGCTGGGCCTCGCCGCCCGACAGCGTGGGGGCGCCTCGGTCGAGGGTGAGGTAGCCGAGGCCGACTTCCTCGAGGAACTCGAGGCGGCTGCGGATCTCGGGGACGAGGTCGCGTGCGATCTCGGCCTGCCTTCCGGTCAGCGCGATGTGATCGAACCACACGCGGACATCGGTCACGCTCATCCTCGCGAGCTGCGTGATGGCGATGCCGCCCTCACCCCAGCCCTCTCCCGCCGGCGGGAGAGGGAGCAATTCGGGGTCCGTTGCCTTGACCGCGGCCGTGTGGGTGAGCAAGGCGGTGTCTGCGCCTGCACTCGGGCCTGGCGCCCTCTCCCCTCCAGCGAGAGGGCTCGGGCGCGGGGCGTCCCCGCCGAACAGCACCGCTCGCGCTGTCGGGTTCAGCCGCGTCCCCTTGCACGTCGGACACGCCACCTCCCCCACGTCTTCGGCCTCGGGCTCCGCAAAGGTCTGCTCCCGCCCCCGGTTGTCCGCCGCCATCGTCGTGTCGTCGTAGACCTTGCGCTGTTCCTTGGTGAGCCTGACCCCCGTGCCCACGCAGTCCGGGCACCACCCATGCTTGCTGTTGTACGAGAACAGCCGCGGATCGAGCTCGCCGTAGCTGGTGCTGCACACCGGACAGGCGCGCAGCGTGGAGAAGACCTGGACACGACCGATGCCCGCAGCGGACACGCCCGCCATCATGGCGCTGCGCAGGCCGGTGAGCTCGCTCAGCACATGCACGACGCCCTTGCCGTG
Protein-coding regions in this window:
- a CDS encoding ABC transporter permease, translated to MNRLAKTLVHYLPAIGLFVGFIALWQVAVSVFGIREYLLPGPLAVWQSMTSNEIPWLFHSWITGIEILGAFVLAGAAGVVLGMAIAWSAGISRALTPFLVFINTLPKVAIAPLFLMWLGYGILPNMLIGALIGFFPVVINTAVGLTQIDQDLVDLGRVFSAPKWKVFMKIRIPNAYPYILSALKVTATSAVVGAVVGEFVASQRGLGYVIITTQSSMNTPAAFAALVWISVLGLLLYGLVAGLSLLLAPWAEDKPA
- a CDS encoding dihydrodipicolinate synthase family protein; translated protein: MNASTLPVSDVRALLRNGLAIPAHPLALTAARTLDARRQRALTRYYLDAGAGGLAVGVHTTQFAIREAGLYEEVLRLAIDTARDWLAPKPRPIAMVAGVCGRTAQAVGEARLARGLGYHAGLLSLAAMKGADEDALIAHCEAVAEEIPLIGFYLQPAVGGMDLSAAFWARFAAIDNVVAIKVAPFHRYRTLDVVRGVVAARAESRVTLYTGNDDHIVLDLVTPFTVMRDGEPVTVRFRGGLLGHWSVWTSGAVELLARCQAAATGMQPVDAGLLALDSRVTDCNSAFFDVANDFHGCIAGCHEVLRRQGLLEGIWCLDPDEALSPGQKEAIDRVCAEHADLADDAFVQANLARWLA
- a CDS encoding GNAT family N-acetyltransferase, which encodes MAPSDALAPVAMTSADVLAGVALSDGAGWNQTADDWQLFVEHGRAIGWRTAQSQLVASAATLPYGGVAWISMVLVDRQFQHRGLATALLERCVGQLVQDSVVPVLDATPAGEPVYRRLGFEPGFALARWEAELPAAKGVHTGEARVRAAGLQDLDAIAALDTEAAGLDRRFLLRDFLARHGSMAWLLHDDAGKASGFAIVRRGRRALQIGPLVAPSLSQAVVLLDAALARIAGRVFLDVPSHWQGLAEALSARGFRVQRPFVRMALAPSLPPCVAQAGEHLFVLAGPEFG
- a CDS encoding NAD-dependent epimerase/dehydratase family protein; the encoded protein is MQTSQPQGPGGVGAVPLLEPGALPARFDSVEALDDFLSRPSQALIDDMAQVEGDLMILGVAGKMGPTLARLARNAAPHKRVIGVARFSDPAVRDKLEGWGIETIACDLLDRAAVEALPRLPNIVFAAGHKFGASSRQSLTWAMNTHVPALVADTFRDARIVSFSTGNIYPLTPIGRQGASERTAPAPIGEYAQSCIGRERMFEYFGAKHGTPGRIFRLNYAIDMRYGVLFDIASKVHRGDPVDVTMGHVNVIWQGDANAQVLRLLRHCKVPATPINCTGPETISVRWLAQEFALRLGVEVSIVGQEAPTALLSDTTEATRLFGYPLVPLGAMLDWVADWVKNERESFGKPTRFEVRDGAF
- a CDS encoding TetR/AcrR family transcriptional regulator, translated to MPARRAAPTPDAAADNPAALAEQNAARNAILVAARGEFAAKGLAGARVNEIASRAGVNKQLIYYYFGSKEGLYRTALEVVYTEIRSLERELHLGDMQPAEAMAALIGFSFDYLARHPDFIGLLNHENAHGAAHVRDSAAIRETNSPLIDLIARTLRRGIAAKVFRRGIDAVELYISVAGMSYFFFSNRLTLSSIFARDLSEAKAVDAYRKHVVSFAMAGLRPD
- a CDS encoding tripartite tricarboxylate transporter substrate binding protein, which translates into the protein MFRRSLLCAAVLGLAAAAVHAQSFPAKPIKLVIAFPAGGPTDITMRQLADNASKIIGQPVVVENKPGAGGTLPAQALQTAQPDGYTIAQIPLGVFRLSYTTKINWDPVKDISYVINVTGYAFGIVVPTDSPLKSWKDFVDYAKANPGKLTYGSTGTLTSPHLTTELIAQKAGIELQHVPYKGSADLMLAVISGQLMAAADSTGFAPQVEAGKLRVLNTWGEKRLAKFPDAPTLKELGLDIVQNSPFGIGAPKGTPPEVVKKLHDAFKQAMEEPSYVAALGRYDMLPNYMSSADYTKFAQTTFAREKALIQKLGLAKPQ